From a single Calothrix sp. NIES-2098 genomic region:
- a CDS encoding cupin domain-containing protein yields the protein MIINPENVPDRTTTLYPQEFKPLVMGRVKKAVGNAAGLKNFGVNLVTMAPGSRSSLRHWHTRQDEFIYIIEGEVTLVTNEGEQILQPGMMAGFPAGEANGHHLVNHSPETVIYLEIGDRTADDQAHYPDDDLMAQASANGWMFTRKDGTLYES from the coding sequence ATGATTATTAATCCAGAAAATGTACCCGATCGGACAACTACACTTTACCCTCAAGAATTTAAGCCCTTGGTGATGGGAAGAGTCAAGAAAGCTGTAGGAAATGCAGCTGGACTGAAAAATTTTGGCGTCAATTTAGTAACTATGGCTCCCGGAAGTCGTTCGTCTCTGCGACATTGGCACACCCGACAAGATGAGTTCATTTATATCATCGAAGGTGAAGTGACTCTAGTTACTAACGAAGGTGAGCAAATCCTCCAGCCAGGAATGATGGCAGGTTTTCCTGCTGGTGAGGCCAATGGACATCACTTGGTAAATCATTCCCCAGAAACGGTAATTTATTTGGAAATTGGGGATAGAACTGCTGACGATCAAGCTCACTATCCAGACGATGATTTGATGGCTCAAGCATCTGCTAACGGTTGGATGTTTACGCGTAAAGACGGTACTTTGTACGAAAGTTAG
- a CDS encoding GCN5-related N-acetyltransferase, protein MTYQTVDQLTDNQIVELVDLYKNEFWSKKRTYQDVVKMLAASDIIIALVDDNKQLIGFTRILTDFVYRATVYDVIIKPTHRKMGLGAKLIDAAIHHPQLSEVEQIALYCLPEMIPFYQRWGFTNELSGMQLMYRYNLRSPKTNDY, encoded by the coding sequence ATGACTTATCAGACTGTTGACCAGCTGACAGACAATCAAATTGTGGAATTAGTTGACTTGTACAAAAACGAATTTTGGAGTAAAAAACGTACATATCAAGACGTAGTCAAAATGCTTGCGGCATCAGATATTATTATTGCCTTGGTTGATGACAACAAACAATTAATTGGTTTTACCCGCATTCTGACAGATTTTGTTTATCGGGCAACTGTTTACGATGTCATCATTAAACCCACCCATAGAAAAATGGGGCTTGGTGCTAAGTTAATTGATGCAGCGATTCATCATCCCCAGTTAAGTGAAGTTGAACAAATTGCTCTTTACTGCTTGCCAGAAATGATTCCCTTTTATCAACGCTGGGGCTTTACTAATGAATTAAGCGGAATGCAGTTGATGTATCGTTACAATCTACGATCCCCAAAAACAAATGATTATTAA